The Candidatus Abawacabacteria bacterium genome window below encodes:
- a CDS encoding nuclear transport factor 2 family protein, whose translation MGDFALRTIKKGEAITIDDTIELRNELNTFLEAYEKAANSCDFANVAPLVANDAAFWFTNGTYEGKKDIQKAFEETWAKIQNETYSIANIKWIIATYWNSVCSYTFKSEGVVDGKKRIFKGRGLNVLKRIDGNWRIVHEHLSIVN comes from the coding sequence ATGGGCGACTTTGCTCTACGCACAATCAAAAAAGGTGAAGCAATAACCATTGATGACACCATAGAACTACGAAATGAGTTGAATACGTTTTTAGAAGCATACGAGAAAGCTGCTAATAGCTGTGATTTTGCTAATGTTGCACCTCTGGTCGCTAATGATGCAGCTTTTTGGTTCACGAACGGTACATACGAAGGAAAAAAAGATATTCAAAAAGCCTTTGAGGAAACGTGGGCAAAGATTCAAAATGAAACTTATTCAATCGCAAACATAAAGTGGATCATCGCGACATATTGGAATTCTGTTTGTTCGTATACTTTCAAGTCAGAGGGAGTTGTTGATGGCAAGAAAAGAATCTTCAAAGGTCGCGGTTTGAATGTGCTCAAGAGGATAGATGGCAATTGGCGAATCGTGCATGAGCATTTAAGCATAGTAAATTAG
- a CDS encoding EamA family transporter has protein sequence MTWFTLTLLSVFLSSAATILQRTLMKDDKSNPYSYTIVFHFLLGLLLLVIGLINGSNFSLSSGNVYILLLAAALWGVCQVFLFKALQLVEASQLTIVSGLRVVITILASLVFLNQVFTELNVLGTILILAATFLVVNLGKEFKLNKGILYTLAMTFFGGLAIVADSANVQHYDVLAYSAYSNFLSGLCILVFYPKVLRQWKSLVQPSFLAKMLPLAVFSATQGVLYLLALTYGGNTAQVGTIRQASVIVTVLLAIIFLKERENLGKKFIAAVFVTAGIFLLS, from the coding sequence ATGACCTGGTTCACTCTTACACTTCTCAGCGTCTTTCTCTCTTCTGCAGCTACCATCCTCCAGCGAACTTTAATGAAAGACGATAAGAGCAACCCGTATTCATATACAATCGTTTTTCACTTTCTCCTGGGATTATTGCTTCTTGTTATCGGATTGATAAACGGTTCCAATTTTTCTTTATCCAGTGGCAATGTATATATATTGTTACTGGCAGCAGCGTTATGGGGTGTATGCCAAGTGTTTCTTTTTAAGGCCTTACAATTAGTCGAAGCTTCACAGCTAACCATCGTTTCAGGTCTTAGGGTTGTGATTACAATCCTCGCTTCACTAGTCTTCCTCAATCAAGTATTTACTGAATTAAATGTGCTCGGAACGATTCTGATACTTGCAGCGACTTTTTTAGTAGTTAATTTGGGAAAAGAATTCAAATTGAACAAAGGCATTCTCTATACTTTGGCAATGACCTTCTTCGGAGGCTTAGCTATTGTTGCTGACTCGGCTAATGTGCAGCATTATGATGTACTTGCGTATAGCGCCTACTCTAATTTTCTCAGTGGACTTTGTATCTTAGTTTTTTATCCAAAGGTACTTCGACAATGGAAATCCCTCGTGCAACCAAGCTTTTTAGCAAAGATGCTCCCACTTGCAGTTTTTAGTGCTACACAAGGAGTGCTGTATCTACTAGCACTTACATATGGAGGCAATACTGCTCAAGTTGGAACAATACGACAGGCATCAGTCATTGTGACAGTTTTGCTCGCAATTATATTCTTGAAGGAGAGAGAGAATCTGGGCAAGAAATTTATTGCTGCTGTTTTTGTTACTGCTGGGATTTTTCTGCTTAGTTAG